The Brassica napus cultivar Da-Ae chromosome C7, Da-Ae, whole genome shotgun sequence genome has a segment encoding these proteins:
- the LOC106396889 gene encoding histone chaperone ASF1 has protein sequence MASLPSASLLPSPSLVVLSPTKIFSSSSSSRSIVCSSPRSHSFSSIPRSSPSLRMTRRANHNKLQVVAMAPEEEKLTRRNPLDFPIEWERPKPGRRPDIFPKFSPMKTPLPPPMPYDPPAEDEEEEEEKKEEEEENPDQEEEEQPEKQQ, from the exons ATGGCGTCGCTTCCCTCTGCGAGTTTGCTTCCTTCTCCATCGCTCGTGGTTCTATCCCCGACGAagatcttctcctcctcctcctcctcgcgCTCGATTGTGTGCTCTTCGCCCCGTTCCCATAGTTTCTCGTCTATCCCCCGTTCGTCGCCTAGCCTTCGGATGACTAGAAGAGCAAATCACAATAAGCTTCAAGTTGTGGCTATGGCTCCCGAGGAAGAAAAGCTCACTCGTCGCAATCCTCTCGATTTCCCTATT GAGTGGGAGAGACCCAAACCTGGGAGGAGGCCTGATATTTTCCCCAAGTTTAGCCCAATGAAGACACCATTGCCACCACCGATGCCTTATGATCCTCCagcagaagatgaagaagaagaggaagagaagaaagaagaggaagaagaaaaccctgaccaagaagaagaggaacaaCCGGAGAAGCaacaatag
- the LOC106393360 gene encoding uncharacterized protein LOC106393360, producing the protein MTKDNWPPEETRYFFQLYAEERRKGNRTSTSMNKVGKENIMVAFEDRFKKGYDSWQTFKNKYDTSRKKYTKFRKLTKNRTGLGFDNLGRIDMSDDWWSEREKECPGIRRSIWKEEFNMDLFEEEFRTVVVTGAEGWSAQHGEASLNSRVGGDDGDEADSQPAAETETQAAAETETLPQAQTQTQQKTHSGSSRGKRQRKEKDMVVEACDKRTEALMVKNRIAEQMLERLEAASVENVLQILYTLPGVREWSPLYEAAMEHLIDNEGSRRAFITMKTYEAKTKFLELRTKIKRDYGT; encoded by the exons ATGACAAAAGAT AACTGGCCTCCTGAGGAGACTAGATACTTTTTCCAACTTTATGCCGAAGAGAGAAGAAAGGGAAATAGGACCAGTACGTCTATGAATAAAGTAGGGAAGGAGAACATCATGGTGGCGTTTGAAGACAGGTTTAAGAAAGGATATGATTCTTGGCAGACTTTCAAGAACAAATACGACACAAGTAGGAAGAAATACACCAAGTTCAGGAAGTTAACTAAGAATAGGACAGGGCTTGGGTTTGATAACTTGGGAAGAATCGATATGTCAGACGATTGGTGGAGTGAACGcgaaaag gAGTGTCCTGGGATTAGAAGATCCATATGGAAAGAGGAATTTAATATGGATCTGTTTGAAGAAGAGTTTCGTACTGTAGTAGTAACTGGAGCAGAAGGATGGAGTGCTCAACATGGAGAAGCAAGCTTGAATTCTAGAGTGGGTGGAGATGATGGTGATGAAGCCGATTCTCAGCCAGCAGCAGAAACAGAAACTCAAGCAGCAGCAGAGACAGAAACTCTGCCACAAGCTCAGACACAAACCCAACAGAAAACTCATTCCGGAAGTTCAAGAGGAAAAAGACAGCGTAAAGAGAAGGATATGGTTGTAGAAGCTTGTGACAAACGTACTGAAGCTCTTATGGTGAAGAATAGGATAGCGGAACAGATGTTGGAGCGTCTAGAAGCTGCTAGTGTTGAAAATGTGTTACAGATACTGTACACATTGCCTGGAGTGAGAGAGTGGTCTCCACTATATGAAGCAGCAATGGAACATCTTATAGACAATGAAGGGAGCAGAAGGGCTTTTATAACAATGAAGACATATGAAGCTAAGACTAAGTTTCTAGAGCTTAGGACCAAGATAAAACGTGACTATGGAACTTAG
- the LOC106393362 gene encoding protein ANTAGONIST OF LIKE HETEROCHROMATIN PROTEIN 1-like has protein sequence MELRTSMELLLLILERWILEDEDGDYDDELGLFDVPIAERLSHRTDRGAGWRHVQQLMYESDQQCYDILRMNQRTFEALCKMLAERYGLKETHHVYLEESVAMFLETVGQDKTKRDIAARYQRSLVTVQRKLDDVLSAILKFAEDTLRPQEGEFGRVSPVLRNDDRYWPHFRDCVGALDGTHVPVRPPSQNAEAYKGRKQDPTMNVLAICNFDMKFIYAYLGVPGRAHDTKVLTHCARNEASFPHPPPGKYYLVDSGYPTRTGYLGPHRSMRYHLGQFARGGPPVSARELFNRKHSGLRSVIERTFGVWKAKWRILDRKHPKYGLVKWIKLVTATMALHNFIRDSHREDHDFVQWQSDDDGEGEGEAEGADDLITKSTFCVCGCGCGNVLRLRNEQQVAYAAAAAAESAAAAESAAAKRTTTKGIDAAAAADSAAAAAAGTCVNETNSPNKEVQKEIQLTWEAKCQHLPGSRFHIALKRC, from the exons ATGGAACTTAGAACTAGTATGGAACTTTTGCTTTTG ATACTTGAAAGATGGATATTAGAAGATGAGGATGGTGATTATGATGATgagcttggtttgtttgatGTTCCTATCGCTGAGAGATTGAGTCATAGAACAGATCGAGGAGCAGGATGGCGACATGTTCAACAACttatgtatgaatctgatcagCAATGTTATGACATTCTTCGAATGAATCAAAGGACTTTTGAAGCTTTGTGCAAGATGCTAGCTGAGCGATATGGATTGAAAGAGACTCACCATGTCTACCTTGAAGAATCTGTGGCGATGTTTCTCGAGACTGTTGGTCAAGATAAGACGAAGCGGGATATTGCTGCAAGGTATCAAAGATCATTGGTTACAGTCCAACGGAAGCTTGATGATGTTTTGAGTGCTATTCTGAAGTTTGCGGAGGATACATTAAGACCACAAGAAGGCGAGTTTGGAAGAGTGAGTCCTGTTTTGAGAAATGATGATCGGTATTGGCCTCATTTCAGAGATTGTGTTGGAGCACTCGATGGAACTCATGTGCCGGTTCGCCCTCCAAGTCAAAATGCAGAAGCATATAAAGGTAGAAAGCAAGATCCTACAATGAATGTTCTTGCTATATGTAACTTCGACATGAAGTTCATATACGCATATCTCGGTGTACCTGGTAGAGCACATGATACGAAGGTCTTGACTCATTGTGCGCGGAATGAGGCTTCTTTCCCACATCCTCCTCCTGGGAAGTATTATCTAGTTGACTCGGGATATCCAACTAGGACGGGGTATCTTGGTCCGCATCGGAGTATGCGATATCATCTTGGTCAGTTTGCTAGAGGAGGACCACCAGTTAGTGCACGAGAGTTGTTCAACCGAAAGCATTCAGGATTGCGATCGGTGATTGAGAGGACATTTGGAGTATGGAAAGCAAAATGGAGGATTTTGGATCGTAAGCATCCAAAGTATGGTCTGGTCAAGTGGATTAAGCTTGTGACAGCGACGATGGCGCTACACAACTTCATACGTGATTCACATCGGGAAGATCATGATTTTGTACAATGGCAAAGCGATGatgatggagaaggagaaggagaagcagAAGGAGCTgatg actTGAT aaCTAAATCTACTTTCTGCGTCTGTGGCTGCGGCTGCGGCAATGTCCTGCGTCTTAGAAACGAACAACAAGTTGCGTATGCGGCTGCGGCTGCGGCTGAGTCTGCGGCTGCGGCTGAGTCTGCGGctgcaaaacgaacaacaaccaaAGGAATAGACGCAGCCGCAGCCGCAGACTCAGCCGCAGCCGCAGCCGCAGGAACATGCGTCAATGAAACGAACAGCCCTAACAAAGAAGTCCAAAAGGAGATTCAACTCACCTGGGAGGCAAAGTGTCAGCACTTACCTGGTAGCCGCTTCCATATTGCTCTCAAGAGATGCTGA